A window of Poecilia reticulata strain Guanapo linkage group LG7, Guppy_female_1.0+MT, whole genome shotgun sequence genomic DNA:
CGCTGAAGGAGGAGCCCCGGCCCCGCGCCTGACCGTCCCCTCCGTCTGTGGTCACCCGCAGGGTGTGGCGGATGCAGATGCGGGCCAGTTCCTGTAATGTCCGCACCTCATATTTGGCTGGAAGgttaggaaacaaaaaaacagcggTGAACAAATCAATAAACTGTAAAGAGTTCTGTCCAGAACGTTTTTCCTGCTGGTTCTACAGTCTGTTTTTGATTGAAGCATCAACGGCCGTCTCTCTTTtcccttcctctctttcttttccMTCTCCGTGTCTATTTCATTTGAAACAATGTAATTGACAGTCATGCACTGCTGGAGGCATTACAGGCTGATTTTTAGCCTTTAGCTGATAAAATGATTCCCAGTTTTATGTGTGAGGATTTAGTGCGTCATGTTAGTGTGTGCTATTATTCTGGGAACGTTAACAAACAGCACTACATTCTCTGAAAACCTGAAGTGAGACTTACGCAAAGGTGCCATCTTGGGTTTGCTCTTGGGGCTGTGTTTAGGCAGAACCAGAGGAGCGAAAGACACAGAGATGATTTTCTTCGTCTCCCAGCTGCTCAGTCCGGTGCGGATAATCTTGGTCAGCTGCGGAAACGCAACAGAGTGAAGTCATTCGTCCTCTTTTCTTCTTCGTCAGATTTGTTTTCACCTTCATGCTTGCAGTTAAGGTCAACATTTTTAGCCCACCGGATGAAACCACACAAAACTCTTCATATTTCCCTGGATATGACcacaataaaaacacctttGACACCTTCGGTAAGAAGCTAATTAATCAAACACAAGACTTCAGAAAGTTTAGAGAGGAAAATGATCAGAGACGTCAACAAGGTGATTGTTGCTCGGCTGGCCTCTAGAGGACATGGTGTGCCAAGGAAGACAGTTGTGAAAACTCTTCATCATGGACGACttcaagaaaaactgaatttgctCATCAATACCCGACTAAAGTTTGTCCAAAAACATCTGTAATGACCTGAAACACGTCTCCAGGTTGGTCAAGAACCTTTGAGGGACAAAGACTGGGTTCGTTTACCTCAAGAGAACTACAGACGGACGCTGTCAGCCAAAAGACAGACTTAAAGACTGAAACAAAACTCCATTGCTGAAACAACGGCTCATCAGTACCCGACTAAAGTTgtggagattttgtttttgttcttttgggaGAAATACAAGTATGAACACTTTTAATTATGGAATAATAAACACTGGGATATAGCATTAGAACCTAAGCCtattttaaacttctccaaaaaaaaaaaaaaaggaaaaattctTCAAAAAGTTCTTGTAGGCTTTTTTTATTGGAAGACTGAAAGACTTCMCGTCTAATGCTGCTGGTGCTCTAATGTTCTCACGTAAAAATCTCTGAGGGCAGAAacagaatattttgtttttgagttttaataTTACAGATTAAGAATGAAAATGTGACTTCCCAAGTCACAAGTTAGTCACAAGTCACTAGTTAAAAAAAGTGTAACTTTAACTTGctagataataaataaaagaaaacagagaagaagacagaaacagaaagtgtCATGGAGACGAGGACTGACCTTCTCCTCCAGAGGCATCACCAGGATGCCCCCCACCTTCAGCAGGTTCTTCATGTACTCCTCGTGTTCCTTCTGCACCCCGGCGCCACAGTAGACCCTGTCATAGTGGCGGCTCTCGGGGGGGATCTCCAGGCAATTGCCCACCACAAAGGATGGCTCACAGAACTCAAacctgagaaaaaaatgaacaaaaacaattagaaGTCTAttcatttctggaaaaaaaaaaaaaacaaacacaaaaaaacagatcgCCAACGGAACAAGCAGATCTACAACTTGATACCGGAGAAAGGACAAGAATCAAAATGCTGATCAAGACTCAGACCTCAGCCTCACTGAGAGGAAATGCTTTAGGAAAAGAGCTTACATAAAGATCACTGAGGCAAAATTCCTCAGTAACATTCCTCATCTTAcataccaaaacaaaaaagaatataaagcatctttattttcttttatttgactgtaactaaaaaaaaaaaaaaaaaaaaagtaaatgtcacAGCTCCGCCTGGACCTACTTGTCGAAACTGTCACTGGTTTTGATGAAGGAGTCTAACTTCTGGTAGGCGTACTCGATCACATCTGCATGCAGCTCTATTCCGTGATTCACCCCAAATggtcctgaaaaacaaacaacgtGATCCGAGTTATTTGGAGACGTTTGTGAAAAGCAGTCAGGACTTAGATCTGTACTGGCCTACCCAGAATGAGGCCGACCATGGTGCTGAGGTAGCCGGTCCCGCTGCCCAGGTTGAGGAAGGAGAGGCCGGGATGCAGCTCCAGAGCCTCCATCACCTCGGAGTAGATGCACGGCGCAGACAGGTGGATGTTCCCGTGGCGCCAGGCAAGGTCCTGTCCAGAACAGAAAGCTGCGCTGAGGAAGGGGATTTCTCCGGACCGGCGCCGGCTCTGGTTGAAGAGTCGTTCCTCACCTTGTAGGCGTTGTCCCGGTATTCGTCCAAGTAGTAGTCGGCCCGGTCGATGGCTCTGAAAGCTCGCTCCACCAGGTCTGTGCGGATGTAGTAAGCCTCCTTCAGGTTGTCGATCAGGTCGTCGTTGTCCTCGCCGGCACTAACAGCTCCTCCCATCCTGACTGGAGGACGAGCAGCACAACAAACCCAACGGGACTTCAGGAAGCTCTGGGTTTCTCCAAGGAGAATAGcctttcatgaaaaaaaaaagaagaggattCTGGTACCACCGACTA
This region includes:
- the pcmtd2b gene encoding protein-L-isoaspartate O-methyltransferase domain-containing protein 2; translation: MGGAVSAGEDNDDLIDNLKEAYYIRTDLVERAFRAIDRADYYLDEYRDNAYKDLAWRHGNIHLSAPCIYSEVMEALELHPGLSFLNLGSGTGYLSTMVGLILGPFGVNHGIELHADVIEYAYQKLDSFIKTSDSFDKFEFCEPSFVVGNCLEIPPESRHYDRVYCGAGVQKEHEEYMKNLLKVGGILVMPLEEKLTKIIRTGLSSWETKKIISVSFAPLVLPKHSPKSKPKMAPLPKYEVRTLQELARICIRHTLRVTTDGGDGQARGRGSSFSVGRGLAAAGLHKYGPRFKRRRVHRRHCNTLMLATRQVVAGGGMAPASLDSNNNQEGRVEDEEAVGERQGRRPARGSRRAGRGRLVEEEETVEEEEEEAEERDEEEEEEEKETGELLRPQPAVNVLRERILGLPLPEPLKMYLLYYREK